The Corynebacterium tuberculostearicum genome window below encodes:
- a CDS encoding TIGR04028 family ABC transporter substrate-binding protein, producing the protein MKQLSRLLRPVAAVLASGALALSLTSCASTSHAAEDGMVTYVEPNMFNNLYPPSGGYYPNGGVLNNITDRLLWQDPDTLELHPWIAEEMPKANKDNTEFTFKIRKGVTYSDGSRLDAANVKKNYDLYALGDEDRMLTPSEQLPNYEKSEVIDDYTVKFYFSEPSPGFPQSTSVMNQGLLSNATLDLDDTGFAPGNATAISGSGPFVIEEEELGTKLVLKKREDYDWAPPARKDHQGPADIEGINIVLAAEDSVRVGSLVAGQSDVARQIEAPDEKHLKDQNLQIFAAPTRGVNNSFHFHFRHPLLEDKRVRQAIIHAIDRDNILDTLFSDSYPKGTSILAKTAIGYKDQSANYAFDPEESKRLLDEAGWRPGEDGIREKDGKRLSVTFNEAVPQPRSKEMFTKAQEMLKNVGIEANLNPGDRSAQQKAMKDQDTVQVRHTMTGRANVDTLATWLDGTGRNSFLNYDEKTDSFGDEKLQKLVEDYFDLSSEKDRLAMTGRMQDYLSEQAYILPMFEEPQVYGFQPYIEGFSTEAIGRPSFYAVDINPAEGED; encoded by the coding sequence ATGAAGCAACTTTCTCGGCTCCTGCGGCCCGTAGCCGCGGTCCTGGCCAGCGGCGCGCTAGCTCTCTCGCTTACCTCGTGCGCCTCTACTTCCCACGCCGCGGAAGATGGCATGGTCACCTATGTCGAGCCCAATATGTTCAACAACCTCTATCCGCCCTCCGGTGGCTATTACCCCAACGGTGGTGTGCTCAATAACATCACGGACCGCCTGCTCTGGCAGGACCCGGATACCCTCGAGCTGCACCCGTGGATTGCGGAGGAGATGCCCAAGGCAAACAAGGACAACACCGAATTCACCTTCAAGATTCGCAAGGGCGTGACCTACTCTGATGGCTCCCGCCTGGATGCTGCGAACGTGAAGAAGAACTATGACCTTTATGCCTTGGGTGACGAGGACCGCATGCTCACTCCATCGGAGCAGCTGCCCAACTATGAAAAGTCCGAGGTCATCGACGACTACACGGTGAAGTTCTACTTCAGCGAGCCTTCCCCAGGTTTCCCGCAGTCCACCTCCGTGATGAACCAGGGCCTGCTTTCTAATGCCACCCTGGATTTGGATGACACCGGCTTCGCGCCGGGAAATGCCACCGCGATTTCCGGTTCTGGCCCCTTCGTCATTGAGGAAGAAGAGCTGGGCACCAAGCTGGTGCTCAAGAAGCGCGAGGATTATGACTGGGCGCCTCCGGCCCGCAAGGACCACCAGGGCCCGGCCGATATTGAGGGCATCAATATCGTGCTCGCGGCCGAAGACTCCGTGCGCGTGGGCTCGCTTGTAGCCGGCCAGTCCGATGTCGCGCGTCAGATCGAAGCTCCCGATGAGAAGCACCTGAAGGATCAAAACCTGCAGATTTTCGCCGCGCCCACCCGTGGCGTGAATAATAGCTTCCACTTCCACTTCCGCCATCCACTCTTGGAAGATAAGCGCGTGCGCCAGGCCATCATCCACGCTATTGACCGCGATAACATCCTGGACACCCTCTTTTCTGATTCCTACCCCAAGGGCACGTCGATCCTGGCCAAGACGGCTATTGGCTATAAGGATCAGTCCGCGAACTATGCCTTCGATCCAGAAGAATCCAAGCGCCTGCTCGATGAGGCCGGCTGGCGCCCAGGAGAAGATGGCATTCGCGAAAAGGACGGCAAGCGCCTGTCCGTGACCTTCAACGAGGCCGTCCCACAGCCGCGCTCTAAAGAGATGTTCACCAAGGCTCAAGAGATGCTCAAGAACGTCGGCATTGAGGCCAACCTCAACCCGGGTGACCGCTCTGCGCAGCAAAAGGCCATGAAGGACCAAGACACCGTGCAGGTACGCCACACCATGACCGGCCGTGCCAATGTGGACACCTTAGCCACGTGGCTGGATGGCACCGGGCGCAATTCTTTCCTCAACTATGACGAGAAGACCGATAGCTTTGGCGATGAGAAACTGCAGAAACTGGTGGAGGATTACTTCGACCTCAGCAGTGAAAAGGATCGCCTAGCCATGACCGGCCGCATGCAGGACTACCTGTCCGAACAGGCCTATATCCTGCCCATGTTTGAAGAGCCGCAGGTCTATGGTTTCCAGCCCTATATCGAGGGCTTTAGCACCGAGGCCATCGGACGCCCATCGTTCTATGCGGTAGACATCAACCCCGCAGAAGGGGAGGACTAA
- a CDS encoding alkylhydroperoxidase domain protein yields the protein MTDIINELSHASAEVQQLRRARHDAQDNAQLSFSALLEPAEPGEFSYTERYAVAAFTAAIYQASEAADFYFDLLEDEADEDLVAAVRAASQRGVSTGPYHQGDFLIFGDTSAEAALGTRLAAAFDWAHLLAFHPKDASPQAIGHLDAAGWSATDIVSLSQLVAFLAFQLRVVHGLRVLSGEEPASHPAAERAAGVADPGWEVTANTLQPNTVLPDHFVNHSLGWKPWVEALAKEDFTAVHTDALIKPERIDSEYFRLLARDPAALKARTLTDLDIFYNTEGGLSRADRELAATVASRYNGCEYCASVHQARCVQEGGDREIVDRLLDEGIDADLGSKEWDLIRRAAVALTESPFAFDAALCADLRAAGFDDQSILDLIYASSFFNWANRLMLTLGQPDVPKRFR from the coding sequence ATGACCGACATTATTAATGAGCTCTCCCACGCCAGCGCCGAGGTGCAACAGCTGCGCCGTGCGCGCCATGATGCGCAGGACAATGCGCAGCTGAGCTTTAGCGCTTTGCTCGAGCCAGCAGAGCCAGGCGAGTTCTCCTATACGGAGCGCTATGCCGTAGCGGCTTTTACCGCTGCAATCTACCAGGCGAGCGAGGCTGCGGATTTCTACTTCGACTTGCTGGAAGATGAGGCCGACGAGGACCTTGTTGCCGCCGTGCGCGCCGCGAGCCAGCGCGGTGTGTCCACCGGCCCGTATCACCAGGGTGATTTCCTTATCTTCGGCGATACCTCCGCGGAAGCCGCGCTGGGCACACGCCTAGCTGCGGCCTTTGATTGGGCGCACCTTCTGGCTTTCCACCCTAAAGACGCCTCCCCGCAGGCCATCGGGCACCTCGATGCCGCAGGATGGTCCGCTACGGATATCGTCAGCCTGTCCCAGCTGGTGGCATTTTTGGCCTTCCAGCTGCGCGTGGTCCACGGCCTGCGCGTACTTTCTGGCGAGGAGCCCGCATCCCACCCCGCAGCCGAGCGCGCCGCCGGCGTGGCCGATCCGGGTTGGGAGGTTACTGCGAATACGCTGCAGCCCAATACTGTGCTGCCGGACCACTTTGTCAACCACTCCCTGGGCTGGAAGCCTTGGGTAGAGGCGCTGGCGAAGGAGGATTTCACCGCGGTGCATACCGATGCCCTCATCAAGCCTGAGCGCATCGATTCCGAGTACTTCCGCTTGCTCGCCCGCGACCCTGCGGCCTTGAAGGCGCGCACGCTGACTGACCTGGACATTTTCTATAACACCGAAGGCGGCCTCTCCCGTGCGGACCGCGAGCTCGCCGCTACTGTGGCCTCGCGCTACAACGGCTGCGAGTACTGTGCCTCCGTGCACCAGGCGCGGTGCGTCCAGGAGGGCGGCGACCGTGAAATCGTAGACCGCCTCTTGGACGAGGGTATCGACGCCGACCTTGGCTCAAAGGAATGGGATCTTATCCGTCGTGCCGCCGTGGCGCTGACGGAATCCCCGTTCGCCTTCGATGCGGCACTATGCGCAGACCTGCGTGCGGCCGGATTCGATGATCAATCCATTCTGGACCTCATCTACGCTTCCTCCTTCTTCAACTGGGCTAATCGTTTGATGCTCACCCTGGGCCAGCCGGACGTGCCTAAGCGCTTCCGTTAA
- a CDS encoding GntR family transcriptional regulator gives MTSQSRKRPAYLRISDALRDKIERNELEPGQKFPTERELVREFHVARMTVRHALDILEVEGLIDRRRGRSGGTYVRTVPPTLSLTNKDNIVTQLRERGHDTAVRVVSVNKAHVPKHVAAVLDVSDSTFAWDIKRVYTVDGKPVILSRYTIPVEMAPDLNQHDLREPIMEILAGYNLKPVFKRESMRAATARTEEQKLLHVSRSHPLLRFVRLLKTKSGAVFAYIEESLRSDIANVEVVLGEDPSPQPLPGQGNGAGKPA, from the coding sequence GTGACTTCCCAAAGCCGAAAACGGCCCGCCTATCTCCGTATCTCGGATGCCCTACGCGACAAGATCGAACGCAATGAATTAGAACCCGGTCAGAAATTTCCTACCGAACGCGAATTGGTCCGGGAATTTCATGTTGCGCGCATGACCGTGCGCCATGCCTTAGACATTTTGGAAGTCGAAGGCCTCATCGACCGACGCCGCGGGCGCAGTGGTGGCACCTATGTGCGCACGGTTCCCCCTACACTGAGCCTGACCAACAAGGACAATATCGTCACCCAGCTGCGCGAGCGCGGGCACGACACTGCCGTACGCGTGGTCTCGGTTAACAAGGCCCACGTGCCCAAGCATGTGGCAGCGGTCCTGGATGTTAGCGATTCCACCTTTGCGTGGGATATCAAGCGCGTCTATACCGTCGATGGCAAGCCCGTCATCCTTTCGCGCTACACCATCCCGGTAGAAATGGCTCCCGATCTCAATCAGCACGATCTGCGTGAGCCCATTATGGAAATCCTGGCTGGCTACAACCTCAAGCCCGTCTTTAAGCGCGAGAGCATGCGTGCCGCTACCGCCCGCACCGAAGAGCAGAAACTTTTGCACGTGAGCCGATCGCACCCGCTGCTTCGGTTCGTGCGGCTGCTAAAGACTAAATCGGGCGCGGTCTTTGCCTATATTGAAGAGTCGCTGCGCTCTGATATCGCCAACGTCGAGGTGGTCCTGGGTGAGGATCCCTCACCGCAACCCCTACCGGGCCAGGGCAACGGCGCGGGAAAGCCGGCTTAG
- a CDS encoding ABC transporter permease → MKLKSTQLKLTPGTILSLIVLGLAVLCALFPQLFTSQDPNQGGDTTALLQPSFQHWFGTDAVGRDLYTRVVYGARQSLLGALLAVLFGLIVGTILGIIAGVRRGWVDAVIMRIVDVLLSIPGLLLSLSVIIVLGHGIFNAAIAVGITSVATFARLARSQVLSVAGSDFVEAAYGSGGSSFQVLVRHILPNSLTAVFAVAALQFGLAILQLATLGFLGYGAPPPTPEWGLLISESRDYIATAGWLTIAPGIVIVAVVLAANHLSQKLRKAA, encoded by the coding sequence ATGAAGCTTAAATCCACACAGCTGAAGCTCACCCCGGGCACCATCCTCTCTCTGATTGTGCTGGGCCTGGCGGTGCTCTGCGCGCTGTTCCCCCAACTATTTACTTCCCAGGACCCTAACCAGGGCGGGGACACCACGGCGCTATTGCAACCCAGTTTCCAGCACTGGTTCGGCACCGATGCCGTCGGCCGTGATCTTTATACCCGCGTGGTCTATGGCGCGCGCCAATCCCTACTAGGCGCGCTCCTGGCCGTACTTTTCGGCCTCATCGTCGGCACCATCTTGGGCATTATCGCCGGCGTGCGCCGCGGCTGGGTCGATGCCGTCATCATGCGCATCGTGGACGTGCTGCTGTCCATCCCCGGACTCTTGCTCTCCCTGTCCGTCATCATCGTGCTGGGCCACGGCATCTTCAATGCCGCCATCGCCGTAGGTATTACCTCGGTGGCCACCTTTGCGCGCCTTGCACGCTCCCAGGTGCTTAGCGTTGCCGGCTCCGATTTCGTCGAGGCCGCCTATGGCTCCGGCGGTTCTTCCTTCCAGGTGCTCGTGCGCCATATTCTTCCCAATTCACTCACCGCGGTCTTCGCTGTAGCAGCCCTGCAATTTGGCCTGGCCATTCTGCAGCTAGCTACCCTTGGCTTCCTGGGCTATGGCGCACCGCCCCCAACCCCGGAATGGGGTCTTCTCATCTCTGAATCGCGCGATTACATCGCCACGGCCGGCTGGTTGACCATCGCCCCGGGCATTGTGATCGTCGCCGTGGTCCTCGCGGCCAACCACCTCAGCCAGAAACTGCGAAAGGCGGCCTAA
- a CDS encoding ABC transporter permease has product MSLKTIALRIGQAVLVIWATFTLSFILLAALPGDAVATRYDNPNLGLNAEQLAAIREVYGADEPILSRYFSALGGFLTGDFGFSVATGTAVSEMLADALPSTLALAVFAFLVGVVLAFVVAIVSTFGPFSWLRSFFRSLPSVMVSLPTFWIGIILIQIFSFGLGWVPVIGASDAQSLILPVITLAIFVAAPLAQVLLRSIDEVMDMSFVQVVRAKGASGAWLLWRNVLRNALLPALTMAGLTFGELVGGSVVTEAVFARHGIGALTVDAVANRDTSVLLAIVVLAAAVFVLINLIVDLLYPVLDVRLREREHATSSSSATAATTTADTTATNEKKVQA; this is encoded by the coding sequence ATGAGCCTGAAAACTATTGCCCTGCGCATCGGCCAAGCCGTGCTCGTTATCTGGGCAACCTTCACCCTTTCTTTCATCCTCTTGGCGGCACTGCCTGGTGACGCCGTCGCGACCCGCTATGACAACCCCAACTTGGGGCTCAACGCCGAGCAGCTGGCCGCCATCCGCGAGGTTTATGGTGCCGATGAGCCGATCTTAAGCCGCTACTTCAGCGCGCTCGGCGGATTCCTCACCGGTGATTTTGGCTTTTCCGTCGCCACCGGTACCGCCGTATCGGAGATGCTGGCAGATGCCCTTCCCTCCACGCTGGCACTGGCTGTCTTTGCCTTCCTCGTAGGCGTGGTCCTGGCCTTCGTGGTGGCTATTGTCTCCACCTTTGGCCCCTTTTCTTGGCTGCGCAGTTTCTTCCGTAGCCTGCCTTCCGTGATGGTTTCCCTGCCCACCTTCTGGATTGGCATCATTTTGATCCAGATATTCTCCTTTGGTTTGGGCTGGGTGCCGGTCATTGGCGCAAGCGACGCCCAAAGCCTCATCCTGCCGGTAATCACCCTGGCTATCTTCGTGGCCGCACCGCTGGCGCAGGTGCTGCTGCGCTCCATCGATGAGGTCATGGATATGTCCTTCGTGCAGGTTGTGCGCGCCAAGGGTGCTAGCGGCGCCTGGTTGTTGTGGCGCAACGTCCTGCGCAACGCGCTGCTGCCGGCGCTGACCATGGCCGGCCTTACCTTTGGTGAGCTCGTCGGCGGCTCCGTGGTGACGGAAGCAGTCTTCGCCCGCCACGGCATTGGCGCGCTCACCGTGGATGCGGTGGCTAACCGCGATACCTCGGTGCTGCTGGCCATTGTGGTGCTTGCCGCCGCCGTCTTTGTCCTTATCAATCTGATTGTGGACCTGCTCTACCCAGTGCTTGACGTGCGCCTGCGCGAGCGCGAGCACGCGACTTCATCTAGCTCCGCCACCGCTGCCACCACCACCGCCGATACCACCGCAACGAACGAGAAGAAGGTCCAAGCATGA
- a CDS encoding SDR family oxidoreductase, giving the protein MTDTKNVTASAHSESEAPQKVAVVTGATGGMGREIIADLAGDYHVYALGRSAADLPESDSITPVAIDLVAGLDEGMKLPELDRVDVLVHAAARATKYSVEEATPENWRAHMDLNVHAPAELTRALLPQLRKAEGTVVFINSGAGRHSYGDNVIYAATKHALYALADGLRISEPGIRVSTVAPGPTDTPMLKGLQDYDPSQVIAPAEVARAIRTVVEAGPTTQLTEIQVRPRIELHLRK; this is encoded by the coding sequence ATGACTGATACTAAGAACGTCACCGCATCAGCACACTCGGAGAGCGAAGCCCCGCAGAAAGTCGCCGTCGTCACCGGCGCTACCGGCGGCATGGGTCGCGAAATCATCGCTGACCTGGCCGGTGATTACCATGTGTATGCACTGGGGCGTAGCGCAGCGGATCTGCCCGAATCGGACTCCATTACGCCGGTAGCCATCGACCTCGTCGCCGGCCTCGATGAAGGCATGAAGCTGCCGGAGCTAGACCGCGTGGACGTGCTCGTCCACGCGGCTGCACGAGCTACCAAGTACTCCGTGGAGGAAGCCACGCCCGAAAATTGGCGCGCGCACATGGACCTCAACGTGCATGCCCCTGCTGAGCTGACCCGCGCCTTGCTGCCGCAGTTGCGCAAGGCGGAGGGCACCGTGGTCTTTATTAACTCTGGCGCAGGACGCCACAGCTACGGCGATAACGTCATCTACGCGGCGACCAAGCACGCGTTGTATGCACTCGCCGATGGACTGCGCATCTCCGAGCCGGGAATCCGCGTATCCACCGTGGCTCCGGGGCCTACCGATACCCCGATGCTTAAGGGGTTGCAGGATTATGATCCCTCCCAGGTTATTGCCCCGGCTGAGGTGGCTCGTGCCATTCGTACCGTGGTAGAGGCAGGCCCTACCACCCAGCTGACGGAAATCCAGGTCAGGCCGCGAATCGAGTTACATCTGCGCAAGTAG
- a CDS encoding dipeptide ABC transporter ATP-binding protein, whose protein sequence is MSLLSISDLSITYRTAHGEVEAVSGIELEVNPGEMTAIVGESGSGKSTSAMAAIGLLPDNASIVSGTITFDGRDVTQYSQKQWRELRGRRIGLIPQDPNNSLNPLKTIGASVEEGMAIHGQGDKASRKKRALELLERVGIDDPQRRYHQYPHELSGGMKQRVLIAAAVALEPELIIADEPTSALDVTVQKIILDLLDEMREELTMGILFITHDLAVAGDRANNIVVMEKGTVRESGVAARVLTDPQHAYSKRLLADAPSLTAPTSSQAASPVRAAVPAQHETLLEVEGLSQRFGDFTAVEDINFSVARGTTHALVGESGSGKTTTGRAISLLSTPTSGSIRLGGEDISSVRGKRRRELRRSIQMVYQNPFGSLDPRLSIGDTIAEPVRNFTGASKRDARAKAREFLDLVALDSSMASRRPRELSGGQRQRVAIARAMIIEPDLVVLDEAVSALDVTVQAQILRLLDELQRELELTYIFISHDLAVVNQISDTVSVLSHGTQVESGPTAQVFAHPETEYTRQLIDAIPGSRYRAGDLNLGL, encoded by the coding sequence ATGTCCCTGCTTAGCATTAGTGATCTATCCATTACCTACCGCACCGCGCACGGTGAGGTAGAAGCGGTAAGCGGCATTGAGCTCGAGGTAAACCCTGGCGAGATGACCGCCATCGTTGGCGAGTCCGGTTCCGGCAAGTCCACCTCCGCCATGGCCGCTATTGGCCTGCTGCCAGACAATGCGTCGATCGTTTCTGGCACCATTACTTTCGACGGCCGCGACGTGACCCAGTATTCCCAGAAGCAGTGGCGTGAACTGCGCGGCCGCCGCATTGGTTTGATTCCGCAGGATCCCAATAACTCGCTTAACCCGCTCAAGACCATCGGTGCCTCGGTGGAGGAGGGCATGGCCATCCACGGGCAGGGCGATAAGGCCTCCCGGAAGAAGCGTGCACTGGAGCTTTTGGAGCGTGTGGGCATTGATGATCCGCAGCGCCGCTATCACCAGTACCCGCATGAGCTATCCGGCGGCATGAAGCAGCGCGTGCTCATTGCCGCGGCCGTGGCATTGGAGCCGGAGCTCATCATCGCCGATGAGCCTACCTCCGCGCTCGATGTCACCGTGCAGAAGATCATCCTGGACCTCCTGGATGAGATGCGCGAAGAGCTCACCATGGGAATCCTTTTCATTACCCATGATCTGGCCGTGGCGGGCGACCGTGCCAATAACATCGTGGTGATGGAAAAGGGCACCGTCCGCGAGTCGGGCGTTGCTGCCCGCGTCCTCACCGACCCCCAGCACGCCTACTCCAAGCGCCTGCTTGCCGACGCCCCCTCGCTCACCGCCCCCACTTCCTCCCAGGCCGCATCTCCCGTGCGGGCCGCCGTGCCCGCGCAACACGAAACCTTGCTCGAGGTGGAAGGGCTGAGCCAACGCTTCGGGGATTTCACCGCGGTGGAAGACATCAACTTTTCCGTGGCCCGCGGCACCACCCATGCATTGGTGGGGGAGTCTGGCTCCGGTAAGACCACCACCGGCCGAGCCATTTCCTTGTTGAGCACGCCCACCTCCGGCAGCATTCGCTTGGGCGGGGAAGACATTAGCTCCGTCCGTGGCAAGCGCCGTCGCGAGCTGCGCCGTTCGATCCAGATGGTCTACCAAAATCCCTTTGGCTCGCTGGATCCGCGCTTGAGCATTGGCGATACCATCGCCGAACCGGTGCGCAATTTCACCGGCGCTTCCAAGCGGGATGCGCGTGCCAAAGCACGCGAATTTCTTGACTTGGTGGCCTTGGATTCTTCCATGGCTTCCCGCCGTCCCCGCGAGCTCTCCGGTGGCCAGCGCCAGCGCGTGGCCATCGCCCGCGCCATGATCATTGAGCCCGATCTCGTGGTGCTCGATGAGGCCGTGTCCGCGCTCGACGTCACCGTGCAGGCGCAGATCCTGCGCTTGCTCGATGAGCTGCAGCGCGAGCTGGAGCTTACCTATATCTTCATCTCCCACGATCTGGCGGTAGTCAACCAAATCTCCGATACCGTTTCCGTGCTCTCCCACGGCACGCAAGTGGAATCTGGACCTACCGCGCAGGTCTTTGCGCATCCGGAAACCGAGTACACGCGACAGCTAATTGACGCTATCCCAGGCTCCCGCTATCGTGCCGGAGACCTAAACTTGGGGCTATAA
- the pepN gene encoding aminopeptidase N, with protein sequence MTSINLTREEAVQRSRMIEVNHYDVTLDLKYSDTHFLSTTKVSFTSQEIGSTFIDLRAEEIQEVRLNGNPLPTASYNPAYGIPLSGLQVADYTLEVTATIPYSRTGEGLHRFVDPADDKVYLYTQFETADAKRVFACFDQPDMKATYALHFKAPEEWTIISNGPVSWEGDVASTAIDYPLSTYLVALCAGPYHEVTDTWRGELTAHPEGKPAQKLEVPLGIYCRASLAHALDAERLFTETKQGFDFYHRNFGFPYPFGKYDQIFVPEFNAGAMENAGCVTIRDEYVFTSQATHYKYERRADTVLHELAHMWFGDLVTMQWWDDLWLNESFATWSAAISQAEETEYDTAWVTFANVEKSWAYQQDQLPTTHPISTDASDIETVEQNFDGITYAKGASVLKQLQAYVGRENFLAGVRRHFAAHAWGNATFDDLLRHLEEASGRDLSFWAQQWLKTSGINTLSVALNADESGTITHAYLTQAGDTLRTHRVAVGLYNLQDGKVVRTDRIEMDIDGASTEIPELIGRQLADIDFLLPNDDDLTYCLIELDAGSLQFLLDNIDKFVDPMARTLCWSTAWEMTRAGTMRARDFIQLVARGMQAETELAVLERIVLQASSALKNYADPQWAAQSTLLADALLDGAHSPDAQRSIICTQALAKIRLHDSARDYLRGVLESSADAGLRWSALAALAADGAVEDVPAAADAQLERDNSATGYYSSLRARAAVATAENKRAVWKEIVAGNLTNRELTSKLEGLLYPHSDEFLPTAEFFDIAEKVWSSQSSEVALTTVTGLFPSWDITHKGLERADAFLKKDLPGGLRRTVTEQRDRVARALRNRQVDAS encoded by the coding sequence ATGACCTCTATAAACCTGACTCGCGAGGAAGCGGTTCAACGCTCCCGAATGATCGAGGTGAACCACTACGACGTCACTTTAGACCTCAAGTATTCAGACACCCACTTCCTGTCCACCACGAAGGTGAGCTTTACCTCGCAGGAGATCGGCTCGACTTTTATCGATCTGCGCGCCGAAGAAATCCAGGAGGTACGCCTCAACGGCAATCCCCTGCCCACTGCTTCCTATAACCCCGCCTATGGCATTCCATTGTCTGGCCTCCAGGTAGCCGATTACACGCTAGAAGTCACCGCCACGATCCCGTATTCCCGCACCGGTGAGGGCCTGCACCGCTTTGTAGACCCCGCCGATGACAAGGTCTACCTTTATACCCAGTTTGAAACTGCCGATGCCAAGCGCGTCTTCGCCTGCTTTGACCAGCCGGATATGAAGGCCACCTACGCGCTGCATTTCAAGGCGCCCGAAGAGTGGACCATCATTAGCAATGGCCCGGTCAGCTGGGAAGGCGATGTAGCCAGCACGGCTATTGACTACCCGTTGTCCACCTACCTGGTGGCCCTCTGCGCCGGACCGTACCACGAGGTCACCGATACCTGGCGCGGCGAGCTGACCGCACACCCAGAGGGCAAGCCGGCCCAAAAGCTCGAGGTGCCACTCGGCATCTACTGCCGCGCTTCGCTCGCCCACGCACTGGATGCCGAGCGCCTATTTACTGAGACCAAGCAGGGCTTTGATTTCTACCACCGCAACTTCGGTTTCCCCTACCCCTTTGGCAAGTATGACCAAATTTTCGTACCGGAGTTCAACGCCGGCGCGATGGAAAATGCCGGCTGCGTCACCATCCGCGATGAGTACGTCTTTACTTCCCAAGCCACGCACTATAAATATGAGCGCCGCGCCGATACCGTCCTGCACGAATTGGCGCATATGTGGTTCGGTGACTTGGTCACGATGCAGTGGTGGGACGATTTGTGGCTCAATGAGTCCTTTGCCACCTGGTCCGCTGCCATCTCCCAGGCGGAGGAAACCGAATACGATACCGCGTGGGTAACCTTTGCCAATGTGGAAAAGTCCTGGGCCTATCAGCAGGATCAGCTGCCGACCACCCACCCGATTTCCACCGATGCCAGCGATATCGAAACGGTGGAGCAAAACTTCGATGGCATCACTTACGCCAAGGGCGCTTCAGTGCTCAAGCAGCTGCAGGCTTATGTCGGCCGCGAGAACTTCCTGGCTGGTGTGCGCCGCCACTTCGCCGCCCATGCATGGGGCAATGCCACCTTTGATGATCTGTTGCGCCACCTGGAAGAGGCCTCCGGCCGCGACCTTTCCTTCTGGGCGCAACAGTGGCTCAAGACCTCCGGCATCAATACGCTCAGCGTGGCGCTCAATGCGGATGAGTCTGGCACGATTACCCATGCTTACCTCACCCAGGCCGGCGATACCCTGCGCACCCACCGCGTGGCGGTAGGCCTGTATAACCTGCAGGACGGCAAGGTGGTGCGCACCGATCGCATCGAGATGGATATCGATGGCGCTTCCACCGAGATTCCAGAGCTCATCGGCCGCCAGTTGGCAGACATTGATTTCCTGCTGCCCAACGACGATGACCTGACCTATTGCCTCATCGAGCTGGACGCGGGTTCCCTGCAATTCCTGCTGGACAATATTGATAAGTTCGTCGATCCTATGGCCCGCACCCTGTGCTGGTCTACCGCTTGGGAGATGACCCGCGCCGGTACTATGCGCGCCCGCGATTTTATCCAGCTGGTTGCCCGCGGCATGCAGGCGGAGACGGAGCTCGCCGTCCTCGAGCGCATTGTCTTGCAGGCGTCTAGCGCGCTGAAGAACTATGCCGATCCACAGTGGGCCGCCCAGAGCACCCTGCTTGCCGACGCCCTCCTCGACGGCGCCCACAGCCCCGATGCCCAGCGCTCCATCATCTGCACCCAGGCACTGGCGAAGATTCGCCTGCACGATAGCGCGCGCGACTATCTGCGCGGCGTGCTCGAGTCCTCCGCGGATGCGGGACTGCGCTGGTCCGCACTGGCGGCACTTGCCGCCGATGGCGCGGTAGAAGACGTCCCCGCTGCCGCGGACGCGCAACTCGAGCGCGATAACTCCGCCACCGGCTACTACTCTTCCCTGCGTGCCCGCGCAGCCGTGGCAACCGCCGAGAACAAGCGCGCGGTATGGAAAGAAATCGTGGCGGGAAATCTCACCAACCGCGAGCTCACCTCCAAGCTGGAAGGCCTGCTCTACCCGCATAGCGATGAGTTCCTACCCACCGCGGAATTCTTCGACATCGCGGAAAAGGTGTGGTCTTCCCAGTCCTCCGAGGTGGCACTGACCACCGTGACGGGTCTCTTCCCTTCCTGGGATATCACGCACAAGGGCTTGGAGCGCGCCGATGCCTTTTTGAAGAAGGATCTGCCGGGTGGTCTGCGCCGTACGGTCACCGAGCAGCGTGACCGCGTGGCCCGCGCGCTGCGCAACCGCCAGGTCGACGCTAGCTAA